A stretch of DNA from Lycium ferocissimum isolate CSIRO_LF1 chromosome 4, AGI_CSIRO_Lferr_CH_V1, whole genome shotgun sequence:
aaacgagtcgacgaaacaactttcGGAAACTcaggcaaacatacggccagacatactggccgtataaaatatactggccgtatgtccagccgtagaatTAGCCCAGAATGACTTAAGCCACTGGACCAAatgtacggtccaacatacagctggtataaattatacggaccgtatgttggtccgtatatttccaatcGGGCTGAACtctattttatataagggacctcatttcatttcattttcatttcatcttccacctcctccattcaagaaacctctagagtgttccaaacacttcatccatgagaaaacaagagaaatcaaagatcatcaactAGAAATAGAGTGAAACAAGTGGAAGAAACTTCATCAAAGTCATTCAacccaagaaattccaagagagagaaagtagggttttggtggaaaaggtgaattgtcatccaaggcctatcccttcatcatctaaggtaagtttcatgtttattacatgctaattgaagtatttttaagttgagattcatggattgtagaagagcaccacaaatgggtcattaaatggatgaatattgtcattagtgattagtagtgaattgaatcatggaaatgaatgtgttgatgatataaatgtgttataaatgacctatagaacatgaaatgagtattggatacgaaagaatacgacgatggatttttagtcataattatgggaaattgaggtgaattatgaaatgcgaatcatatgaatgaatgacgattgttgttagcgatattgtgatgattattatgaatgttgggagctgatatggaatgtggcggaaagtagtataaacaaaggaaatgctgcccaaatttctatagccttagtaagtatgattttacgattatatagctaatgttgatgcgaattccattgaaggtaaacgagagcattaaaggagaacgagcaagcgatagaataagctaaacgacaaaggtatgtaaagcttagccctttctttccaaggcatgacttctatggcatgaaattcctccttactacgaatgtcccatctccaagaaagtcaagagtcctcactcatggatagccatacgagataagagataagcTATGAGCATGATAACGGTAATGATGGTAGTAAGCTAAAGACTAGAGATGCTAGAGCCTATggtatgatgctcctaagacgCTAATGACgctatatatgtaatctaatggcattgatcattatgcccactcaccttatgcttgttccttcaaggtgagggcgaatacgtatgaatgttccataacgaagtcggggtccacgaccttatgtcaccccgatataaatGTAGACGTCTTGAGTTCAAATGTATGTGTTAAGGATATGTATAGTTATATGTGATGTAAGAATGCTAAAATATGACACGCTTACGATGCGATTATGACACGAGTAAAGatgaaagaataatatgttcatgaaataaatgatagcgatgaacctacgataatgtatgatgacaagtatatgaagtatatggtgtctatgcacaaatatatgtattatgacgacatgatgatgcatgtacgatatgagatgtaggtgatgtgatcgagccctcgtggccgaatacgatatctttgtcgagcctatgaggccgaatacggataatgatcaaatgggtataaatagatgcgacattatgataagtgtatgtatgtttatgatgaatgcaagatgatgactagatatgttaaggtcatgataccctatgtgatatatatgtatatatgtatgtatcgagcccatgagggccgagtacgtataatcctaagcctatcgagcccaagagggccgagtacgcatACCGGggatcccatcgagcccaagagggccgagtacgtgtaCCAGTAATGCCATCGAGCCGAgcgggccgagtacgtatgctagcgattccatcgagccgaaggggccgagtacgaatgatactaatctataGAAGTATgagtatgctacatgtatgACACCGTTATGAATATGACTATGTTATATGCatgatgcttatatgagcacgactatgtttcacgtatgatatctatgtgagtatgattgtgttacctgtatgattatgccatatgcatcacattcatgtgagtacgaatgagataagtacaTGATATCTTTACGAGTACGATTAAGCTATACATATGACAGTGATTAGAGTTCGAATATACTACTaacatgtaagtgccgagtaagggctataTATATGCAAAGCACGTGATGCGggcatgagtatgacgagataatagatatgaaaggtaagtaagtaaaggatatggatgtatgtatacgagtacgaaatagaacatggaacgcccctacggaaagcaggtaagtgctatgaagagaatgttatcGTCTCCTgctttatgttatttcatatattatccGTTATGTTTTTTTCTACTGTtgctgctcatgctttacatactcagtacaatattcgtactgacgtccttctctttggacgctgtgttcatgcccacaggtagacgagGAGGCGGTGCAGATCCTCAGTAGCTAGCGGCAGAGTTgcggaagccctcctttattcggaggtgctattttgagatatggttttgtgtacatgtattttgggcacggcggggtcctgtcccgtccatatgttcagtgttctagtagaggctcgtagatacgtatgtgtgggtagcatggtcccatagtcattgtgtaaatgaaagcctatgtatattattattattattttgatagcccaaggggcctacgttatataagtaaatatgttctatatgaaagtcgttttctattattataaacgacaagagaaatgaataaagacaggttaagcagtagaatgaggggtgctcggtggtcagcctcgggtaccgtcgcggcccgtaggtcgggtcgtgacaaaagtggtatcagagcagttcagtcctaggaagtgtctacgagccgtgtctagtagagtcttgtttatggtgtgttgcgcgccacgctaataaacaagaggctacggggcatttaggaaaaatgaccatctttcttcatatgagatcgtgcgatagagccaagtataagatgaaattcctccctaatgagtatgttgtgatttcgaaatgccgccaaaagggaaagctaaagccgccgGAGGGCGAGACTACGATGAAGAGGCGGGCGAGAaatagagccgcctatgaatatagatgagggcgaatcacatgatgaggttccatctagtgcctccactactccgcccgttacggaagagcaagaaggggcttcagctccagctcctatgcctacaATCCCTCCACCATCTACTTCAGGCCAACAagtggccgaggccattaacTTATTGACACGGATAGTTGCCACCCGAGCACGGCGGCAAGATTCGGGCTTAAGTGACGGGGccgctagtactagagcccgtgattttatgagtttgaatcccggagtttttcgggtcaaagccggatgaagaccctcaaggttttattgatgaaatgttgaggacattgaggattatccatgcctctgaaaccgaatcagtggagttagcgtcttatagactccgagatgtggcggttctatggtataacaacTGGAGAtcgtcaagaaaagagaatgcgccccctcccgtgtggcaagagttcgttgatgccttcattcgtcattatttgccacccgagatccgccgagctagagcggatagattcttgaatttaaagcaaggaaatatgagcgcccgagaatatagccttcaatttaattcgttggctagatatgctccgatgatggtggccgacatgggtgaCGAGTGTACGGAGTTTGTgagcggcttagggccacatttatatcaagaatgtttaacggcttcattgcaagacgggatggatatttccgcattcaagcccatgcccaaaatttagaagggCAACAACGGCCGCAAAGGAGTGGACGTGAAGGTGATGaggggcaaagtaagagggccgGACCCGTGGGTGCCGATAGCGGACTATAGAGGGAGATCGAGGAAGTCATactctaggcactcaggccaggggtccgattactccattcattccggaccgagtcagagtttcGGAGAGTCTGGTTCTCGGTATAGAAGTGATTCGGGCCAGACGAGATCGTCCATACCACAATGTACCCAGTGCGGTAAGCAACATTGGGGACCATGTCGAGTGGGGTCGGATGTTTGCTATAGTTGTGGCCAGtcaggtcatattatgagagagtgcccatttcGAGGCGGCGGGCGTGCGGTCCGCCCACGGGATCCGCGGCCGGATCTTCGTCATCTATGCGCCCGCGGGACAAGACTCCCAGACACTAGTAGTGCGGGGTAGAGGCAGGGAGAGAGCGTCTAATTCGAGTGGCCCTCGGCATCGTATGTATGCATTGGTTGAGCGACAAGATCCAGAGTCACCCCCCGATGCCGTCACAGGTAtatctacatttttttttaattatgtgctaaaggaagaataaataattgtagCAATGAGCGAGTATAAATTGAGAAGTTATATTATGTAGCGATGGTAGTGGGGAAAGAATGATATGTGGTATTATGGTTCTCAAGTTTAGGGAAGTAAGAtgcgaaaaaaaaaaccccaagatagcgatgatgatgagttacgaCTATAAGAAGCTATTTACGTATAGAGTAAAGGGAAGAGGGAAGACACGAGTATGTTAAACCTCCACATATAGGTTATCGTAGCTATGGATCATCAGAAACAGCATGAATAAGACGCAGTATAGTAAGAGGTATACGAATTAGAGATTTGAAGGCAAGACtgggaatttaaaaaaaaaaatggtatagGCAAGAccccaaaggggggaagcgaggaaGAGGAACGCAAGTGTAGAAAGTtaacgatagaccctaagacGTGTCAAATAGATGTGATGAGCGATGATAGTGACGATGTTAAGGAATgcttatgatcttatatgtatatgtgcctatatatgactattatggaAACCCCGAGCTTGTATGACCGGGTAGAGTACGATATATGCgaatgaatatgtatacatgatgatgagcACGCACCACTATAGTTAGGTACGGATGACCACGGGCCTTGGCCGGGCCAAGTATGTGAAGTACCGACTCTTCATAGTCGGGTATGTTATGTAAATGTTATATGAATACTATGTATACGAAATCAacatgagtacgaatatgttaagcatgtgtgatatatatgatatgtgaacGACATGAATATGAGTACAAGTATGTTACGAATATAGAAATgtgatgaatatgagtatgtaaatgaatgtgatCATGAATAGAGATATGGCTATGAACACAAATATGTGTGTGGATATGGatatctgtatatgtatagatgtaTACGCACATGAACCAGCCAAGAGCGGTGATGTGACTAGCAAGCAATTATACTTCGCTAATGAAACCCAGCGAGATAGagttgcaaaccatgtaagattTGATGCCATTATGGGGTAAGAAAGGGGAATGTattaaatgaagtgtaataATTAGAGTATCGAACacccctatttccatcattactCGGATGTTATGTCCCCTATTTGTGAAACAAAATATTGGACCCCACGAGATAATACGCACTTATTTTAGCCGGAAGAGCTATATGAGGGAACACTTGGGATGATAAGGtttgtatgcttttcttttatgcgtatgggtcgcgtgtggccaatttataatgttgttatgttgtagccctgtgaggcaatgatattatgggttgttgtgacaggatggtatcgccatattacaggggaaactctggcgaaatttttctagaatccccggcgatttaacattcgaggacgaatgttccaaaaggggggaagagtgttacacctcggaaatttcccttagcgtacaagtgaatagactcatgagggacatgatgaacatgaggtttagatgagcgagagatagtaatcgatcgacctaattaagatttccaaagacatccgagttaagaaaaggaagttgttaaagagaagcgagttgtaagttgagagtatcggataaggagtacgagcattgagttaatggcgtatgaatgatgccccaagggagagttataacgtcccttagaatggtattgaaatgatgaacaagtgttaagaaggttccacaaggatcggcgatcaaacgagtcgacgaaacaactttcGGAAACAcaggcaaacatacggccggacatgcggccgtataaaatctcggccgtatgtccagccgtagaatTAGCCCGAATGACTTAAGCTTTGGACCAAatgtacggtccaacatacggctggtataaattatacggaccgtatgttggtccgtatatttcaatCGGGCCGAACtctattttatataagggacctcatttcatttcattttcatttcatcttccacctcctccattcaagaaacctctagagtgttccaaacacttcatccatgagaaaacaagagaaatcaaagatcatcaactAGAAATAGAGTGAAACAAGTGGAAGAAACTTCATCAAAGTCATTCAacccaagaaattccaagagagagaaagtagggttttggtggaaaaggtgaattgtcatccaaggcctatcccttcatcatctaaggtaagtttcatgtttattacatgctaattgaagtattttaagttgagattcatggattgtagaagagcaccacaaatgggtcattaaatggatgaatattgtcattagtgattagtagtgaattgaatcatggaaatgaatgtgttgatgatataaatgtgttataaatgacctatagaacatgaaatgagtattggatacgaaagaatacgacgatggatttttagtcataattatgggaaattgaggtgaattatgaaatgcgaatcatatgaatgaatgacgattgttgttagcgatattgtgatgattattatgaatgttgggagctgatatggaatgtggcggaaagtagtataaacaaaggaaatgctgcccaaatttctatagccttagtaagtatgattttacgattatatagctaatgttgatgcgaattccattgaaggtaaacgagagcattaaaggagaacgagcaagcgatagaataagctaaacgacaaaggtatgtaaagcttagccctttctttccaaggcatgacttctatggcatgaaattcctccttactacgaatgtcccatctccaagaaagtcaagagtcctcactcatggatagccatacgagataagagataagcTATGAGCATGATAACGGTAATGATGGTAGTAAGCTAAAGACTAGAGATGCTAGAGCCTATggtatgatgctcctaagacgCTAATGACgctatatatgtaatctaatggcattgatcattatgcccactcaccttatgcttgttccttcaaggtgaggcagaatacgtatgaatgttccataacgaagtcggggtccacgaccttatgtcaccccgatataaatGTAGACGTCTTGAGTTCAAATGTATGTGTTAAGGATATGTATAGTTATATGTGATGTAAGAATGCTAAAATATGATACGCTTACGATGCGATTATGACACGAGTAAAGatgaaagaataatatgttcatgaaataaatgatagcgatgaacctacgataatgtatgatgacaagtatatgaagtatatggtgtctatgcacaaatatatgtattatgacgacatgatgatgcatgtacgatatgagatgtaggtgatgtgatcgagccctcgtggccgaatacgatatctttgtcgagcctatgaggccgaatacggataatgatcaaatgggtataaatagatgcgacattatgataagtgtatgtatgtttatgatgaatgcaagatgatgactagatatgttaaggtcatgatacccctatgtgatatatatgtatatatgtatgtatcgagcccatgagggccgagtacgtataatcctaagcctatcgagcccaagagctTTTTTTTGGCCGAGTACGCATACCGGggatcccatcgagcccaagagggccgacgTGTATCTCTTTCTTGTCCTTCTACTTAATGTCATCGAGCCGAgcgggccgagtacgtatgcgcGATTCCATCGAGCCCCGAAGCCGAGCGGCCGGGCCGAGTACGATACGAATCCATAGGggcgagtacgaatgatactaatctataGAAGTATgagtatgctacatgtatgacaccgttatgaatacgactatgttatatgcatgatgcttatatgagcacgactatgtttcacgtatgatatctatgtgagtatgattgtgttacctgtatgattataccatatgcatcacattcatgtgagtacgaatgagataagtacaTGATATCTTTACGAGTACGATTAAGCTATACATATGACAGTGATTAGAGTTCGAATATACTACTaacatgtaagtgccgagtaagggctatgtatatatgCAAAGCACGTGATGCGGGCATGAGTATGACGAGgtaatagatatgaaaggtaagtaaaggatatggatgtatgtatacgagtacgaaatagaacatggaacgccctacggaaagcaggtaagtgctatgaagagaatgttatcGTCTCCCgctttatgttatttcatatattatccGTTATGTTTTTCTACTGttactgctcatgctttacatactcagtacaatattcgtactgacgtccttctctctttggacgccgtgttcatgcccacggtagaCGAGGAGGCGGTGCGGATCCTCGGTAGCTAGCGGCGAGTTgcggaagccctcctttattcggaggtgctattttgagatatggtTTTGTGTACATGtgttttgggcacggcggggtcctgtcccgtccatatgttcagtgttctagtagaggctcgtagatacgtatgtgtgggtagcatggtcccatagtcattgtgtaaatgaaagcctatgtatattattattattttgatagcccaaagggcctacgttatataagtaaatatgttctatatgaaagtcgttttctattattataaacgacaagagaaatgaataaagacggGTTAAGCGACcgtagaatgaggggtgctcggtggtctcTCTCTAAAATAAGATCGAGAAGAAAAAGACAAGCCACTAGTTTTTTGGTTATAGTCAAGTCATTAATTCATGAGGTCATGTAAGAAGCAGTTCGCCGACGCGAGTGGCAGCGTCGGCGTGTGTGCTTTGTGCCTTCGCGAACGATTATTTGTTTTCGTCGCCGCGGAGGCACAAGCACAAACTCACACTTATTACAAACAGTTTCAGGTAATAAAATCAAACACCATTAATCCTTCGCTTTCTGGAAAATCAGATCAACGATTCCATAGTACTTCACAAGTGGGTCCCAATGGAACAACGATAATTGTTCCCACCTTATATAAGGAggaagaggagaagaagaagaagaagaagaagaagaagaagaagaagaagaaggattaTGGATTATCTTTGTTATCGTGTTTATTTAGATCCAGTTCGAAGAAACCTGATTCAAATTCTAGTGTTTCAAATTTCCCgacatcatcatcttcatcaccgTCATGGTTCTCAACAATTTTAACTAGTCATCCGAAAAAGCAATCCCGGACATTTTCATTGGACAAATCGACGATAAGAGATAATTGAAGAAGTTGCCATAATAGAGATTgagaagaggaggaggaagatGAGCATTGCTTAGATGGTTCAAGAGGATACTCATCAGAGACGCTAAAGAGAACACCGGGTGCTCAACCGGGCCGGAGAACAGGCCCAAAGTCGGGCCATAATCAGAGTTTATCTGGAATGGCATTTTTCTTGAGCCCATTGGTTCGGGCTAGCTCGAATAGGCAATTGAACCAGAAAGGATGCCTCTGGATATGGTGTTTTCCGGTGAGATAGAAGTTAAGGCGAAGCCTCACCTTTCAAATGTGGCGTCGTTCTGTAAGAGCAGGTCGAGGAAACTTGCTGATTTCACAAGGTTCAATCCAAACCGTTAATTGCAATGGTCGTTGAGATTTAATGACCACTTCGACAATATACGACAAGTGTACGATTTTGCCCTTGATTTTACGTCTGTATTATTCAACTAAATACGATGATAAATATAAATACTTCTATAGAGCAGTTTgtgtttaataatattttaacattTATGTATCCTAGAGTTCTACTTTTTGGAAATATTAATTTAACCATCAGATTTGGAATTATTAAATTTCGATGtttgaaataaataatgaaatatTGAAAAGGTTTAGTAAATCAACAACTCTTAAATTTGtcaataaatttcatttagagaCTCAAACTACGGTCTGCTCAATTGAGCATCTGAATACACCATAAAGTTTTTCCATTAGACAGTTtagatttaaatttttaaaaacgtTTGCACGTGTTCTTAAACGTCTAATAGATAGATAAGTTAACTGCATAAAATCTGTCACATCAGCCTCAATTGAAACACACTTGAAATTTTATGGATTATTAAGACTAATGTTTATAATTAAAGGAGGCGACATATTTTTAGCGGTTAACTTATCTACGTATCATGCGTTTGAAAACATGCAAAAACTTTTTCAAAGTTAGCTAAAAATGTCTAATATTAACACTTTATCACGTGTTCAAGTGCTCAATCGGAACAGGTTGTACTTCAGTATCTAAACATTAACTAccccctccgtcccaatttatgtggcactttttgcttttcgagagtcaatttgattaaattttgaaattaaattggattagattaacttcatattttaagattaaaatttatatatttgaaaactacatgaaaagtactataatttacaacttttctcatatcaatttagtgaaaaaatacatcttaaaatgtcgATCAAAGTTCATAAAGTTTGAATcttgggaaatgaaaaatgccacataaattgggacagaaggaGTAATAAATTTAAGAGACTATGGATGTATCCGCTTACTTTTTTAAGTGAAATAAATATCCTAACTTCTTTATGTTTTAAATACAATCTCAACTTTTAAATACACATTAAATACTTTTATTGTTACTTCAAAACTGCTGACTAAATCTCCTCATGTGTATAGTCAGTGTGCATCGAAATTTGGCTAGAGTGGGTAATTCGAATACCTGACCCGTTTCTGATTTTGTCTAAAGAATAGAGCTTAGTGGATTGGACGTGGACACAAAGAGTATGGTGGATGGTGCTCCCTATTTGGATTACATTTGAGTAATTGGAGTTAGGTAGGGCCACAAGATTTGATGTTCTGGTCAATGAAAAGTGCAAAGCAATGCTGAGAAGATAATGGGGGGAATACACATGAGGTGAGTTTGTGTTTGTCAAAAAGTATAATTTGGAGAGAGGCAAACAACTATGTCGCCTTTTTGGTAAATAAAGATTTGTTTGTATGAGAGAATGCAATTAAGGAAATATAGTTTTTGCTCTTAGCAGATTTAAGTAGTGTAGCTTATGAATGAGTCTAGAAATTTTTCGAATTTTTCTTtctaccaaaaaagaaaaaaaaagtatagtgAGCTAGTTTTTTCCCCATTAAAACTAGTTTCTGTGtttgttttgtaatttttaGTTTTAAGATATGTTTTACATACATTCAACATAGAAGGTTACAAGTTTCTACACGACAGTGTCGTTGAGATTTCTTGGCAATAAATGAcaatggaaaaaaagaaaaaaaaattggactaAACaaaggactttttttttttttaaagccaccaGAAAGGTGGaattttattgataaagaaAATTATGTACATATCAATCCAAAAGTGATTgatcaaagaaaagaaacaacaaagggggggggggggagggggagatCAATCCAAAAGTGATTGATCAAAGATGGAAAAACAGCAAAGAATATGAAAAACAGCAAGTGGAAATGGAAATACAGATGGAGAATGTAACAGATTAGTAACAACTAATAATCCAAGGGCCTTGACTTGATAACATCTATCACACCTTTAAAGTCTCACAGGTGGAATGTTTCAAATCATGTGAATCATTCTTCAGGCAGTCTTGAATGTAGTTGTATTCATCTGTGGGCATCTTATGCTTATATAATCCAAGCAACTCTTAAACTTGTACCATTACCAAAACAACATGAAGCATATCATGGACTGTTGTAACATCCATATTAAGGAATGAGCATGATGAACACACTAATACCACCCTAACACAGATGTTGCATCAGTCCATACTAGTACTAGTTCAGTCTGCATATTGGAAATGGCTCTTTTGTGTACCTGATCATCAGTTTGGAGCTCTATCTTGTATTGTTCTTATTCTCAAATTTGGAATTCCAGCCTTTTCTATGTTCAATATCCTCCTAGCTTGACTTGGTAACTCATGGAAACTATTGAAGTGAattgtacctgcaaaatcaaaaaccatGTTAGTTAAAAAATCAGCAAGTCCATTCCCTTCTCTGTGTATATGCACCACAGTCACCATCTgatctcttctcattctttgaATGTCCTCCACCACCTTTGAAATACCTCATGGGATTTTCCATTTTGCAGCAAGGATCATCTTCATTGCCATTGAGTCAGTCTCTATAATCAGTGGGAATAGTTGCTTATCTAAGCAATATATCAACCCCGTTCTAATAGCCTCGACACGCTGCAAATCGACCCACGTCCGTAACTTCTTAGCGGCAAGAGATACACCAAATCTCCCTCCTCATTCCGATGCAACAAACGTACA
This window harbors:
- the LOC132054313 gene encoding uncharacterized protein LOC132054313; this encodes MRSCKKQFADASGSVGVCALCLRERLFVFVAAEAQAQTHTYYKQFQAIEPERMPLDMVFSGEIEVKAKPHLSNVASFCKSRSRKLADFTRFNPNR